The Montipora capricornis isolate CH-2021 chromosome 3, ASM3666992v2, whole genome shotgun sequence genome includes the window TCCTCGCTGAGATAGCTACAATATTGTCTGAGTATTGGTGTGCTTTGATATGAAGCCGTGCGATGCAGTATACGCCGTGCAATATTCCAACAGTTCCAAACTCGTGTGATAACTTGAGTACATTTTGTCCTCTGAACCCTTTAATAGGCTCTATTCCCAGACGGACTGACATGATTATCAAGTGCAACGGTCCGCGttgattgacatattttatataCCAAGAAGTCAGAATAGCTATGCAAATATATTACGGCCCCTGAAGGCGTTTCTTTCTGCGATAGGACTGACTAATTGAGTTGTAGCAAAAGAACAGTTCATCGGCAATGGTTGGTGctctgcttttgaaaaactcaggctGAAACCCTGAAAATATAAAGCTAATGAAAACGACACCTGTTATTACTTAATGAAAAACGACAAGTCTGTAATTTCCCTGTTAAAGTGCAAAACGAGTCCATTGTTTGTCATATCCGACTTTTGACCATACCACTGTTTACCCTCATTAATTAGGTTAATTTATGTATGCACAATGGTGAAATAAATTaatgaatgctttccaaattctgcccctctaatgcttgttataaggaagaaatgtataggcttgaaaatatgacaacGTAATTAGACTTTTGTAATCACTGGTCTGTGATGACATGGTTTCGAATCGTGAATCtcaacggttcaccatggtgaaccgtcggtgagctgaaagataaacagttcatttctttaaacaaacgattcaccatggtgaaccgtgccgcaatagcagaaaatgttacgggatttttttgattttacatttacaaactagtttaCCATAGACATATAGATAAGTGGAACTCGTTACCAGACTCTTAAGGcaacactttttaactagtacgtaatttttttgataattaaataattttaataactcctttgtaaatagattttagtgatatttttatatttctccttacattacAATAGTTTTTATCTGACTTATATTTCCTTGATAGCTTTGTAGATATTTTTAGGGGGTCATCTTACATGAGGATTCGGTTCCTCTCTGATGGCAGCCTTTTTGTATTCATtattacaaataaagttgttataaataaataaataaatataaataaaccTCGGGATAGGATGGTTCTTATGCCCGGAAATTCTTTCCTCTTTACATATCGAGCTTAAGTATCCGGTGAATGAATCAAAGGTAGCATCAGAGAAAAACCTGAGCGAGATTATAATTATATGCTGAAACGCCGTCTGGTGGTCGAGAGACATCATGAAGTCTCAAAGCCCACAAGTCCTCACGTCTCTTGAAGCACTAAGAGGCGTGGAGATGGTTGCAAGAGGAGTTTGCAGCCTTCTCCGCACGGAGCCAGACGTCGATATGGGGCAGAGAGTTTGCAAGTACACAGCCTGAAAAGTGCGCGGCCCTGGAAAGAAAAAGTGGACAGTGGGAAACAATAACCAGAAGCCGCGTGTTGAAGTGAATTTGTTTCGCATTTCTTGTTGTGCTTGAAGACTTAGTCTCATTTTGGAAGTGTTTGTGTGGCGGGAATCTATGTTCTCTTTGGCCATATTTTACCCAGAATGCAGTACGGGAATAAGACGCAGAAAAGGGACAAACAGCATTCACAGAAATgaaggtggctagtggtggatatatataaaaatcatctttttgtgacACTAGTATattgtcaggggcacccaacgaatctgttcctcatattatctgttccccagaggaatcttgctggctggcaaaaatacaggtgtgtcgattagctggctgggaaattgttattgatagaggttttgcctgggaattactgactttttctagcatttcaacccgagctggctgtagaaactctgaagactgaggacgactaaaaaataaaaaaattaaaaaaaaaaaaaaaacccggctggtcagagtgattgcgcttgcggaaaaaacctgttttgtcccggttttgtcgcttgtgttcggtcgttttggatcgagggatttgaaagcgcgctgaattcctggctgggaaataaatttcatcagctggctgggaaaccaaccaattttatctagctggctgggaaattttttgtgtgtcttgctgggaaaaaggaacagataatgttttcccagcaacactgaaaaacacctgaaaatgccttaataacatttattttcattaactggggtataataatacattttacaacaaattagtcgttgggtgcccctgtattatctcactgttttaatATATTGTTAAACAACTAATCACCTCAGTCGTGTTTGGGCTGTCTAACTCTAAAAACAATTTTATCAATAATGCACATacactatgtcgaaattttgctttctgcgcatgccgaaatttgcaCTTGGCCGAAAAGGCCGCAGAGTCTACAActtggaaacgggtttgtagggaggtttagctcttaaagagcacgacagtgaccaaaaaacccctcaactagcttcaaaacgtgtttttcggccaaatctctagtagccaaagggttaatgcgtattttacgaatgcgcatgcgttctgtactaactctgcttaccacatgaacaagaacaaggaaaaaaattcagaactatagactatccttagtctttattacactaatagaggagctaccgtagtcaaggggttaatcacgtatggctcagggaccgattaatctctccctctttggatcgaaagtagcacggggaccccaaacagatttttgctttttttcttttagttttttttttttttcttttttcgttttggTAATTTTGCCGTTTGTCACAGAATATCGCCCATCAGTGCGTaatctcaaacatattcttatgaaAAAATGTCATCTTATACAATAGCAGCCCTCAaagagaaatctttaaaaacccTCCCCTTTAATTCGTATCGAGAAAGACGTACGCATTAGGGCAAAGCtctgaggtctttgaatttcttacCTTGACCAATAGGAGTCGTGTTGGGGCTGTCTACACCTCACAACAATTATATCaataatgcgcatgcgttctgtaccattgtgcttaccacatggagaaaacGAAGAAACAAATTGCAAAACTAATCTCtatcatcattatttttataCTACTAGCGGATCTGCGaatagtcaaggggttagtcacgtatggctcagagaccgattaacctctccctctttggattgaaagtggcacgggggaccccaaacatatttttgcttttttttttagtttggtttttttttttcttttttcgttttagTAATTTTGCCGTTTATTACAGAATATCGCCCATCAGTGCGTaatctcaaacatattcttatgaaaaaatggcatcttatacaaTAGCAGCCCTCAaagagaaatctttaaaaacccTCCCCTTTAATTCATATCGAGAAAGACGTACGCGTCAGGGCAAGGCTCAGAGGTCTTTGAATTTCGTACCTTGACCAATAGGAGTCATGTTATTTGTCATCCCCCGCATGGTTATGTTACAAATGTTAGTATCATGGGTCTTATATCGTACGCTGAAGATTGTGAAGTCGAAGAGACATTATCAAATATCGGTGAGATTAAGATACAAAGCGGGACATGACTTGGAGGGAATTGAAAATGGAAATCGGTTGGTTAGAATGGTGTTAACTGCGAGGTCAATTCCTTATTCCATTCGTATCGGTGGGGAATGGTGTCGCATAATTCATGATAACCAACAGCCTGTATGTAGCTGGTGTATTGAAGTTGGTCCTACAAGAAAGCACTGCCCTAAGATTGAATGCAAGCAAAAGGGCCATTTGTCGTACGTATGTGATCGAAACAATAAGCAAGAAAACAATAAGCAAGAATCTAATGAAGTTCCTGCGGAAGATGTGTCTACGTCACTTAATGAGATCGCTGCTGAGGCCGATGAAAAAACGAGTGAGAAGCCCGTGGATATACCGAATGGAAATGTTAATACGGAAATGTCAATGGATGTTCAAGAGGATCAAGGTAGGAAACGTTCATGCCCACCTGAATCGGACTCAGATACCAAAATACCAACCCATCGCTCTAAATACTATCCCGTTCCAAATATCGAGATTGCCAGGCAAAGGGACAAAAGCACTGCTAAAAAAAGTCAGCGGCTTTCTAACAGCGTACACAATGCAGGTTTTTCACTTCGCGTTTTTCGTTCTGATGGCAACTTTTGTAAGCTTAAATGCAAGGGGCCTTAGGTCCTCTGATAGTTGGCAGTCTGCTTTTAATATTTTCCGAAGAGCTCGCATTGACATTATTTGTTTGCAAGAGAGCCACTGGACTGCAGATATTGAAATGCAAATTAAGCGCGATTGGGATAGAGAGATCTTTGCAAGCTATGGAACAAATTTATCTAGAGGTGTGGAGGTACTGATTAGTTCGCGCCTTGACTACAATGTTAGGCAAATTCGTAGTGACAGTGATGGACGTGTTGCGAATATTTTACCGGACGTAGAGGATGAAATGATCAACCTTGTAAATGTTTATGCGCCTTCGTCCGACTTCCAGagacaaattttcttttctgatttGGAGGGCTTCTTGTCCAATGTTTACGCTAACGTTATCGGGGGGAACTTCAATTGTCTAGCGGATCTACGCTTGGACAAGCTGGGTGGGAACCCAAACGCTAGACAGTCTGCCGTTTCTGTTTTGACTGCTTTGAACTCGCAGTATGGCCTAATCGATATTTGGCGATTTCGTCATAAGGACGAACGGAGTTTTACCTGGACTGGTCGGAATCCTAATGATAATTCTCTCGTGTGCACCCGAATGGATAAATTCTTTATCAGCCGCTCTATTTCTCACTTTGTAATCGACGCCTCGATTAAGGTCTTTGCTCATTCTGATCATGATTGTGTCACTCCTACATTAGATTTTGACTGTGTAAGGAGAGGGCCTAGCTTTTGGCACTTTAACAATGACTTGCTTTCCGATGGTTTGTTTCAAGCTGATATTGAGCATTTCTGGTCTGAGTGGCAAAACAAGGTTCATCTTTTCGACAACCCTTTGGTTTGGTGGGATAGGACTAAGCTTCATTTCAAGACAAATACAATTAAACGTGCGAAGATTAGGGGCAAATTACGGCGTCACGAGCGCACAAAATTGGACCGTGAACTTGAGCGGCTGCAAGTAAAGGCTAACAATGGTAATAGCTTTGATATTGAGCAATATCTTTTGAAAAAAGAGGAATTGAAGCAGTCCTGGTTTCTTAATCGCGCTTTCCCTTTTGGACTTTCGCTTGATATACGATTTTTTGTGGTCCAAACATCTGGATGACGGTACGTTCATAGCACGAAGCCTGGACTGTTTCATCCACCAATGCTAGTTCCCTCTTTTGTAGGCAAGATGGGCCTGGAAAAACGGAAAATGTCtgatgttgtttaaacgccaaacCGTTTCCTGTTTGTCCAGGCCCTAAGGGTAGGCGATAGGATACGCGTTTTAGGAACTTGCTTCCTTTACCGCTTTAATAAAGCTCCGGTCAAACACAAAATGTTGGGTGACCAACCACGATCAAGCAATTTTCCCCGTCAGAGTTTCATAACGTGGCCAAACGTTATCAAACAAGCCCTCAAACACGCACCCAACAGTTTGAAAAAGGATTTTGGGCATGGTGGATGTGTATGACCAAAATCTGGATCGTAATACGCATGCGCACGCCAAACACGCTTGGTGAAgccgaaaaaccttaaataacaatgaccacaacaaggttttctgagcccgcgagactgagcacccccagcaaaccattgttttaacgaaaaccgctggtcagcaaccggTGAAGCCAGCCAAGCGAACCAAACACCGCAGATCATACATGAGAACAATAGCGATGTTTGATCGGATGTTTGACGgatttcaaattttacaaacacgatcaaacagcatCAAACAAGATGGCCAAACGACAAAatgtttgatcgtgtttggtcaccaaacataTTACGTTTACAAGTCCGGGTCTTTTCTACACAGTTCCTAGCCCACTACAGTTCTACCACCCCTCCCCTTCTCTACCCACGGGAATTGTGTTGTTCCCGCACTGCAAGCGTGCCCGGCCTCTGTCGAACTGCCAAAGATCTCATAATTCATAGTCTAGGGATGAGCTAGGTTAAACATGCAGTGATGTTTAAGGgcatttttttcctattttcatGCTCAATTTTTTTACATGAAATTAAACACACGTAGTGTAATACAAAAATGAAATATCTTTGCATTgaataataaatttcaaactACTTGGAGAGTCAGTGCCGAAAGTTATGTGAACCCTAGGCAAACAGGAGTAGATTGACTGCAGTAAGATAACACAGAGTAAAATGTTCAAAGAATAATGATTCGCCGAGAGAGTGATGCAAATTATAATGGAGAAAATGCtctaaaaacgaaaaaaatatataatgaACAAGTAGGAATTCGCTTCAAATCATAACATAACGTGCTCAAAGCGAAGATTTTCTTATCAGCTTATGGAGCCAGACGTTCAGAATAACAGATCACTTATGTCTTCAAAGATTTCACTGTCATGGCCGGAAATTGATCACGAACTGCAGAAAATGTATACGATAGTGTGGAAACCTGCgtgggtttttatttttcaggtgGTACGATCTATCGGTTGAGCAATTTACGCGAACATCTAAATGGGTTTTGAATAAGCAATTAGAGGTGGAGTGTTGTCCACAAAACAAGCTCAATTCTTGCAATATGAACATGGCCTAAGGCTGATAAACTCCAGACTCTTGTATCACACTGGTAAGAAGCTGTTGCTGTTTCTGTTCTGTGAGTTTTCCTCcatcgtctttgaaaaaaacttaGTTAAAAAAGTCCTATCCGCAAAATTCATTGAGGGTAAACAAGCCATTCGTTTTCGTTGTTCTCATTTGAGGAGAAGATATGAAACATAGAGGTTGTTCCCCTCGAGAGTGATATTATCGCTGTGGCAATCTTCTGGAAAAATGTGAATTTTACCCTCTTTATCGCAAGAAGTGGATTGCTGTAAACAACTTTGCACATTTTTAGAATGACTCGGTTATCGCTTACTTTATCTCTATTAAAAATCCATCAAAGTTGAGGTCTAAATGCAAAAGTCCCTTGAATTCGATGACAAGAACTGATTTCCACAATTGCACTGGTATGAATTTTCTTAGTGTAAAGGtgtcttgaaaaacaaacaacagaGTTCTAATTCGTCAAAGGTGCTTACGAAATGAGCGGACGAAGTTATTTACGACCGTTTCTGATAAATAAAACCCAGTTCTTTGTCACTTGAAGCTACTAAAATTTGAAATATACAAACATTGGCTGTTAAGGTAAAAAGAGAAATGGCGTTTATATTTTAAGCGAGTACAGAAGTGCTCGTCTCCCTGATCTGCCattggaataaaaattcgaaagcTGCCGGATTAATGAAGCCAGGTTGGTACTGTTAAAATGAAGAAACTAGTCTTCTTTTGACAAAAACATATTATGAGAAGCTTCGGCTTGCCGGCTCTAATATTCATTAAGGTCTTTTTCCTTAACTGATCGTTTACATAGTCATCAGATCTGAATGTGGTTTGAAACGTCTCTTTGACAATCTGGTAGACACCTTTTTTAACCTAACCGAAACCCGTCTAAATTGGATTGGCGAGTTGCAAAACAGACAGGTAAGGTTTGTTGGTGATGTTTAATCTTACATTGCATGTATTCCACGAGAAACAATTATATGATTTATCACAATTCTGGATAATCCGTGGACAGATACTGGCGGATTTCTCCGGCTGAGACCACTTCGATTTTTTTTGGTCTTGTGTTCAGATCTAGACCATACTGAGCATTGATATAGTGATTTGTGCCATTTCATGTCATTACCCTCTAAATTCAGCCTTGAGGCACAAGATCATGTTGTATTGGGTATCATTTTCCCATGACACTGGTGTTTATTATGTATGGGAAGTCATCAAGCACTTGTTCCATGGGCTTGGCGCGTGGTTATAAATTTTGCGTTTGATTACTAGTGATTATCAAGAACACTCAAAGAATTAAAAGTAAACTGAGCTCCGAGATGCAAACTGAATAGAGCTTAGTTTTAATCTGTGAAAGCAATCTTGGCCAATGATCATGTTTATTATTTTCAGTCTGTAATTTCTCGCCAAAATTCGATTTCAAATTGACCTTGTATCGTTTGACTACCAGTGAGGCCCAGAAGATATTTTACAGACCTCAGATAGGCCAAGTGATAAATAGCCAACGACTGCCTTATCAGTAACATTATATGATAAAGAAGAACTCCATTTTGCGGGCAAGAAGTGATTGTGTGTTGAAGGCCTGAAAAACTCTCTTCTCCAGGCCGTCAGTTAAAGAAAAGCTGCACGTAAAATCGAACATTCGTCACGAAATACGTGATTTAATGATCTATATCCTTCTCTGAGAACTTAAACGTTTTTTCTCGCATTAGAAAGTCCTtttactgagtgaagtaattgcTTTTAGAAAAAAGTGTTATTTAGCGTAGTATTTTTGCCATTATCACACCATATAGCTACGTTAAAAGACGTATAATTTACGGAAAATTATGACCTTTGCGCCAGGCTCTATCCATGCAAAAGATCAATACATGATTCAAAGATGCCGACAGGTAGCCCTGCCATGAAATGAAGGCGCATCGGATTGACTTCACGCGATTTTATCTAGACATATGTAGAATTTAAATTGTCTTTCGTCATACCACTTTATGACAATTGTGTAATCCAATTCACACGAAAAAGATGAGAAATCCCCTCGGATTCAAAGCTACACCTCTGTTTACTGCAATAACTCTTCATCGTCAGTTGCCTACTGTGAGTGGATCGTCAAATTTATATTTTCGCGGAAATATCGCTCCTCCTTTCAACTACGCCCAGATTTTtttgttatagttacaattTCTCGGTTGGAATGTCCACGGATTGCACGAAAACGAACCCCTGCTTTTGTATTCAAAAAAGCATTCTTTCAAGTTTTGCAATGACAATGCATGCACTTAAGCATTTTGATGAGATTCGTGCGATAACATAAGCATTTTTCAGCAAAGGACCTTAAGCTTTATAAATTACTTTTTTGTAACAACAGCTACTGCTATCATACCTCGGATATTTTCCCCTCCCATAGAACGAAATTAAAACGTTTATTGGTATTGCCGTGACGCAAGACATAGCGATAATTGATAAGCGGAGAACTTTGTCGATGTTCAGTTTCTTTAAAACCGTCCTGTCCAGTATATGACATAATGACTTTTCTAAGATTAAATAATTGTCCTTTTAATAAAAGCAAATGGGGGAATTGaacaatttttgtttctttctaagtcaagaaaggaaaaagaaatatgcGGATGTTATTTCACAAATGAATGACTTCCACCTTGCATAAATAAAAATGAATCGTCGGTTATGTATAATTATATCTGACATCGAAGATTCGTGAAGCTTAAGAATTAAGAAGAATGAAGCGATTAGGCTCAAGAGGATAGGGCTAAAATGGAAAATGCCATAAACTAACACCCAGTCTTTAAATCCTTTTAACAGGTCTCTGCGCCGGTGCTGTGTTTTTTTCCGAATCAAGGCGATGCCTGGTGACGTCACACGCGGCAGGTGGCTTTGCTAGATTGGCCACTAGCTTGAGTTGAAATAAGATACTGAGTATTTAGAAGTACTTGAGAGGCACCAAATTGCCATGTTAATGGCAGAGTTTATCAGACTTATCATCAAACCTCGTGTTAAGGAGACAGCCAGCTTGGGCCAAAAAATGGTTTTTCCTCCTTGTTTCATAAGGCTTTTCAGCAAGTTACAGTATTATATGTTAGATCCTACATAAGAATGTTGACACGGAATAAACATTCTTTTTAATTCCCTCTAAGCAATGTTCACCAAATTAATTGCTCTTTATAAGCTCGGTTATGTACAAGATTTCGTCTCTAAATTTGATACTTTTTTCTTGATTCAAGCACTTAATCTGTTTGAGATACATGTTGTGTTGATGGCATCCACTGAAGACACCTAACCACGAGAAGAGATAAGACGTTTTCTAGACTCTTTCCCGGTTCCACAAACACATTAAAGCACGTACATTGGTGTCGCAAAATAATTGTCCTAAAACACCTGggtttaaaaagtatttactTAATAGGCTTATTGTATTTCAACAGTACTTTCAAGCCTGAGTTTGTGGGAACATTGAAAGCTATAAATGACTTTTAAAGATGCGTAACTTCTACCACTAATGTGTGATTCCTTTTGAATTGAAATCTTCCTGAAACTTTACAAGGTAATCTTGCGATTTTCATTGCAATTCGTTTCAATCTTTCCGGCTTAAAACATCACGTTTGAAAATCCCCTGTTTTTAATGGGTTCAAAATTAAAGCACGCGCGATCGTAGATTTTCTATCATCACTTTGAGATTCTCTGTTCGAACAAATAACCGGAGATCGGGAAACTGTCCTAATAACTTGGTGAATTGAGCCTATCATGTACACAATCCCTTCTTCTGTTAGCATATCAGTGCTTTGAGAGATCGTTCTCGTTTTACAATGCGGTTTAGATCTAGAAGTATTATCGAAAAGGGTGTCATTTTTCGTATGGAATGAGCTCAGCGCctaattttctcttgtttagCTTAAAATGATAATTTGATGAAGAGCACCTGTCGAAATAGGGTCTCCTCCCTACTCGAAcaaagcaatttttttaaatgtcgaTTACCAAAATAAAAGCATGGAATGTTGTAAAATGtctgttaattaattatcaCTAATTGATAACACCCTCTATTGTCATCCTTAAGTCCGCGGGGTGCCCGAGGGCGTTCTTCATCCATTAACAAACATTCTCTTGTAAAACCTCGGCAAAGTAACTAATCAAATATAATCACAACGAGACACTTTTTGATCCAGCATCCGCGTCAACCAACAAAAGCTCAATCGTTGATCCCTTTTGTTTTGTCCCGTGTCGAGAGCGAATCATTGCCGGGATTCTAAGGCCGATTATTGCAAAGCTATATGTAAACGCAATGTGTATGTTTTTTGTTATGTAATGATACCTGCACGGAAGCGAATGCTGTCGTCTGCTCTGACAGGCAAGCCGAGAGAGCCAATTTCTTGGCTTTGTCAATCGGTTTCTTATCAAATGCAACATCTATTAATTTGACAAACAGCCAATCATAGCACGGTATCTAAATTGCGGTCATTAGTTGCTAATTTCAACACAACAAAGTCGTTTCAGTTCGGTCGTGGGCTGGAGACAAGATATATAGCAGAGAGCAACCCGGTCAAGAGGACATAACTTCCAACAGTCTGTACGCTAAAGAGCTCTCGAAGAATCTGTCCACTGGGAGACCAAACATCCATCAATAAATATGCAACACTGCGAGTGGAACAGAAGCCTGAATGTCTTTCCTCCATACAACTCGTCGTCGTTTTACATTGATGATATTCTCGGTTCAGGATCACAGAGACCACAGCCATCCATCTGCACTTCAACAATGTGCGAGGTACCTAAACCACCATGCCTATCACCAGCTTTTCATCTACCTCCTCCAAGGAGCTATGGTAATCTCAGCAGCCCATTCACTCCGTACCATTCACCAAGGAGTTTTGGCTTCCATGCGCCAAGTATACCCAGTGTGTACGAAGCGTATAATGACCACAGTAAGTAAAACTGCTTCACTTATCACTAGCTTAGTActagaatataaaaaaaaatatgatcGCGAAACACTTCGAGGTCACCGCACTGATATAATTATTTCCTTCGTATGGAGAGATCGCGACCGATTAGCCCTATTTGAGTTGTTCGTCGTCCCGTCAATAAACTTCAACTCGCGTTAGACGCAGTAAGGATTAACGCTCTCTTCTCGCTGTTTTTCCAAACCACAGCACTTTTGTTAGGTTGTGAAGTAAGTGATAAGAGTGTTACATCATTaacttaagttcaaaacgatCTTGGTCTCGTATTGTCTAGCGAGTCATTGTAGTTTACTCAATTCATCTGCGATTGCTGTTGATCTGGAGACCCACGGAGATGACAATAGATGGCTGTGTTTTATCACTTCATGGTATACTTCCTTAAAACCATATGTTCTCTCTAACACGAGAATTACTGACATTAGTCGTGTCCTCAGTCTGCGTTCTGTTTTAAGAGATTTCAGAAAAGTACAATTTTAGGGAATGAGATTAAACGGAAATGTCTCCCAGCGAAACATATTGCCACATACTGAATTATTGAATCTGTAATCATTTCCGCCcgatttttaaaacttttttaggTGCTTGGAATCTGTTTTTACCAAAGCCGCAGAAGAAGAAAGGCGGTCAGGTTCGCTTCTCCAACGAGCAAACCATGGAGTTGGAGAAGATTTTTGAAAACCAGAAGTATTTATCGCCGCCTGAGCGAAAGCAGTTATCTAAGGTGCTAGGCTTGA containing:
- the LOC138043865 gene encoding hematopoietically-expressed homeobox protein HHEX-like, which produces MQHCEWNRSLNVFPPYNSSSFYIDDILGSGSQRPQPSICTSTMCEVPKPPCLSPAFHLPPPRSYGNLSSPFTPYHSPRSFGFHAPSIPSVYEAYNDHSAWNLFLPKPQKKKGGQVRFSNEQTMELEKIFENQKYLSPPERKQLSKVLGLTERQVKTWFQNRRAKWRRFKQESQGDKSAERLEAEEPKVGEKSSLSQ